One window of Candidatus Methylomirabilis limnetica genomic DNA carries:
- a CDS encoding cytochrome C — translation MAETKQDTEAKPAVRSADTREPAVADRVHVWPYLVRNEFIASIIVMVILTVWSITIDAPLEEAANPTQTPNPSKAPWYFLGLQELLVYFDPWFAGVVLPSLIIVGLMVIPYVDINPKGNGYYTFRERPFAISTFLFGFLFLWVSLIITGVFFRGPGWNLFWPWEAWDPHLVVAITNIDLSAWGPFKWMGNPKIFGVEMIGFVLIFLYFSTAVVFYYLKRDMSDAIRQLGPMRYGIVAFLFLTMMSLPIKIILRLAFNIKNVWVTPWFNI, via the coding sequence ATGGCTGAAACAAAACAGGATACAGAGGCGAAACCGGCCGTACGATCTGCCGACACGAGGGAACCAGCAGTGGCCGATCGAGTCCACGTCTGGCCCTACCTCGTTCGCAACGAGTTCATCGCCTCGATCATTGTGATGGTTATTCTGACCGTTTGGTCGATCACGATCGATGCCCCTCTGGAGGAGGCAGCCAATCCCACACAGACCCCCAATCCAAGTAAGGCTCCATGGTATTTCCTTGGGCTTCAGGAGCTGCTGGTCTATTTCGATCCTTGGTTTGCCGGTGTCGTCCTGCCGAGCTTGATCATCGTTGGGCTTATGGTCATCCCGTATGTCGATATCAACCCCAAGGGCAACGGGTATTACACCTTCAGAGAGCGGCCCTTCGCCATCTCGACGTTTCTCTTCGGCTTTTTATTCCTGTGGGTCTCGCTGATCATTACTGGAGTTTTCTTCAGGGGCCCCGGGTGGAATCTCTTCTGGCCGTGGGAGGCCTGGGATCCCCACTTGGTCGTTGCGATCACCAATATCGATCTTTCCGCTTGGGGTCCGTTCAAGTGGATGGGCAACCCCAAGATCTTCGGGGTTGAGATGATCGGGTTTGTGCTGATCTTTCTCTACTTCAGCACGGCGGTCGTTTTTTACTACCTAAAGCGGGACATGAGCGACGCTATCCGTCAGTTGGGCCCTATGCGCTACGGGATCGTGGCCTTCCTCTTTCTGACGATGATGAGCCTTCCGATCAAGATTATCCTCCGCCTGGCATTCAACATCAAGAATGTCTGGGTGACTCCATGGTTCAACATTTGA
- a CDS encoding ubiquinol-cytochrome c reductase iron-sulfur subunit has product MADHGTAGEDKEDRLVVTPEESDATLWSRRDFFCLAGWGGIAGALGVGGLAFGRLMFPRVLFEPLAVFKAGLPEEYPIGTVSERWKQEERVWIVHEPDGFYALSAICTHLGCTPNWLNAEDKFKCPCHGSGFRRTGLNFEGPAPRPLERVKIALGDDGQLVIDKGVQFRFERGDWTRPGAFLKLKV; this is encoded by the coding sequence TTGGCCGATCACGGCACTGCGGGAGAGGATAAGGAAGATCGTTTGGTCGTGACGCCGGAGGAGAGCGACGCGACCCTTTGGTCTCGACGGGATTTTTTTTGCCTCGCAGGGTGGGGCGGGATAGCGGGGGCGCTCGGTGTCGGCGGCTTGGCGTTCGGACGCTTGATGTTCCCCAGAGTGCTCTTCGAGCCATTAGCGGTCTTCAAGGCCGGCCTGCCGGAGGAGTACCCGATCGGAACCGTCAGCGAACGGTGGAAGCAGGAGGAGCGCGTGTGGATCGTCCACGAGCCTGACGGATTCTACGCGCTCTCCGCGATCTGCACGCATCTCGGTTGTACCCCAAACTGGTTGAATGCGGAGGACAAGTTCAAATGCCCCTGCCACGGCAGCGGTTTCCGTAGGACTGGGCTCAACTTCGAGGGTCCCGCCCCTCGGCCGCTGGAGCGAGTTAAGATTGCTCTGGGTGACGACGGGCAACTTGTGATCGATAAGGGCGTTCAGTTCCGCTTTGAGAGAGGAGACTGGACCAGGCCTGGGGCTTTTCTCAAGCTCAAGGTCTAG
- a CDS encoding cytochrome b N-terminal domain-containing protein — protein sequence MPNLNELKKKIVESQLWRSMFRHDYLDTPRNRVLQIMANVWLHLHPPKIRRHALRVRYTWCMGGITFLVFLVTVVTGVILMFYYRPVAEYAYADMKYLQHDVPFGMIMRNMHRWAAHAMVITIWLHMFRVFMTGSYKPPREFNWVVGVVLLTITLLLSFTGYLLPWDQLSIWAVTVGTNMARATPLLGSEGPFGEVVGVTSRYDARSFLLGGTLVGPPALLRFYVLHCILLPILAGLLMIVHFWRIRKDGGVSGPL from the coding sequence ATGCCCAACCTGAACGAGTTGAAGAAAAAGATCGTTGAGTCGCAGCTATGGCGCTCGATGTTTCGTCACGATTATCTGGACACCCCACGCAACCGGGTGCTGCAGATCATGGCGAATGTCTGGCTCCACCTGCACCCTCCTAAGATCCGACGCCACGCCCTCAGAGTTCGCTATACCTGGTGTATGGGTGGCATCACCTTCCTGGTGTTCCTGGTAACGGTGGTGACCGGTGTCATCCTGATGTTCTACTATCGCCCGGTAGCTGAGTACGCCTATGCTGACATGAAATACCTGCAGCACGATGTCCCGTTTGGCATGATCATGCGCAACATGCATCGATGGGCGGCGCATGCCATGGTGATCACGATCTGGCTGCACATGTTTCGAGTCTTTATGACCGGCTCATACAAACCGCCGAGGGAATTCAACTGGGTTGTGGGGGTCGTACTGCTTACCATCACGCTGCTCCTGAGTTTTACCGGCTACCTCCTGCCATGGGACCAGCTTTCGATCTGGGCCGTAACGGTCGGAACCAACATGGCCCGCGCCACCCCACTTCTTGGGAGTGAGGGTCCATTTGGCGAAGTGGTCGGCGTTACCTCGCGGTATGACGCCAGGTCCTTCTTGCTTGGTGGCACCCTCGTTGGACCTCCTGCGCTCCTTAGATTTTACGTCCTGCACTGTATCTTGTTACCCATCCTGGCCGGCCTCCTCATGATCGTACATTTCTGGAGGATCAGGAAAGATGGGGGGGTCTCGGGTCCGTTATAG